Proteins found in one Loxodonta africana isolate mLoxAfr1 chromosome 21, mLoxAfr1.hap2, whole genome shotgun sequence genomic segment:
- the DDX28 gene encoding probable ATP-dependent RNA helicase DDX28: protein MALARPTRLLGLAARLLLALRRNLVVRGPDEPLPVVRIPRALQRRQEQQQSGRRNPPQPVLVRPGPLLVSARRPELNQPARLTLGRWESAPLASRGWRSRRARGDHFSIERAQHDAPALRNLSSQGSFANLGLEPRVLRALQEAAPEVIRPTTVQLSTIPPLLRGRHALCAAETGSGKTLSYLLPLFQRLLARTSLNYRHIPFPRGLVLVPSRELAEQVRAVAQPLGSSLGLLVRELGGGRGMSKIRLQLSKQPPADVLVATPGALWKALKSQLVSLEQLAFLVLDEADTLLDESFLEMVDYVLEKSHIAESPADLEDPFNPKAQLVLVGATFPEGVGKLLSKVTSPDAVTTITSSKLHCIMPHIKQTFVRLKGAEKVTELVQILKQHDRASRTGLSGTILVFCNSSATVNWLGYILDDHKIQHLRLQGQMPASMRAGIFQCFQKGSRDILLCTDIASRGLDSIHVELVVNYDFPPTLQDYIHRAGRVGRVGSEVPGTVISFVTHPWDVSLVQKIELAARRRRSLPGLESSVRESLPQQT, encoded by the coding sequence ATGGCTCTGGCGCGGCCGACGCGACTCTTAGGACTAGCGGCTCGGTTACTCTTAGCGCTCCGACGGAACCTCGTGGTCCGCGGTCCCGACGAGCCCTTGCCAGTGGTGCGCATCCCCCGGGCTCTACAGCGGCGGCAGGAACAGCAGCAGAGCGGGCGGCGGAATCCACCGCAGCCAGTGCTAGTGCGACCTGGTCCGCTGCTGGTCTCGGCTCGGCGACCGGAGTTGAACCAGCCCGCGCGCCTCACGCTAGGCCGTTGGGAGTCCGCGCCGCTCGCTTCGCGCGGCTGGAGAAGTCGGCGCGCGCGCGGGGATCATTTCTCTATCGAGCGCGCGCAACACGATGCGCCAGCGCTGCGGAACCTCTCGTCCCAGGGCAGTTTCGCGAACCTGGGCCTGGAGCCTCGGGTGCTGCGCGCACTGCAGGAGGCTGCGCCTGAAGTCATTCGGCCGACGACAGTGCAGCTCAGCACCATCCCGCCGCTACTGCGCGGCCGCCACGCCCTTTGCGCCGCGGAAACCGGCAGTGGCAAAACTCTCAGCTATCTCCTACCGCTGTTTCAGCGGCTCTTGGCCCGGACCAGTCTGAACTACCGCCATATCCCCTTTCCCCGGGGCCTGGTCCTCGTGCCTTCCCGAGAATTGGCCGAACAGGTGCGAGCTGTGGCCCAGCCGTTGGGTAGCTCCTTGGGCCTGCTGGTGCGGGAGTTAGGGGGAGGCCGTGGCATGAGTAAGATCAGACTTCAGTTGTCCAAACAACCTCCAGCAGATGTGCTAGTGGCCACTCCAGGGGCTCTGTGGAAGGCCCTGAAGAGCCAACTGGTCAGCCTGGAGCAGCTTGCTTTCTTGGTGTTGGATGAGGCAGACACATTGCTGGACGAAAGCTTCCTGGAAATGGTGGACTACGTACTGGAGAAGAGCCATATAGCAGAAAGTCCAGCTGACTTAGAAGATCCCTTCAATCCCAAAGCTCAGCTGGTGCTGGTGGGGGCCACATTTCCTGAAGGTGTGGGCAAGCTACTGAGTAAAGTCACCAGCCCAGACGctgtcaccaccatcaccagCTCCAAGCTCCACTGCATCATGCCTCATATCAAACAGACATTTGTGAGGCTCAAGGGAGCAGAGAAGGTAACTGAGTTGGTGCAGATCCTCAAGCAGCATGACAGAGCAAGTAGGACTGGCCTCTCAGGAACTATCCTGGTGTTCTGTAATAGTTCTGCCACTGTGAACTGGCTTGGATATATTCTGGATGACCACAAAATCCAACACTTACGGTTGCAGGGGCAAATGCCAGCCTCAATGAGGGCAGGTATCTTCCAGTGCTTCCAGAAGGGCTCCCGAGACATACTCCTCTGCACAGACATAGCTTCTCGGGGCCTGGACAGCATCCATGTGGAGCTAGTTGTCAATTATGATTTCCCCCCTACCCTGCAAGACTACATCCACAGAGCAGGGCGGGTGGGCCGTGTGGGGAGcgaggtgccaggcactgtcatCAGCTTTGTAACCCATCCATGGGATGTGAGCCTGGTTCAGAAAATTGAGCTGGCAGCTCGCCGGAGGAGAAGCCTTCCAGGACTGGAGTCCTCAGTGAGAGAGTCTTTGCCCCAGCAAACCTGA